A part of Sinorhizobium chiapasense genomic DNA contains:
- the glnA gene encoding type I glutamate--ammonia ligase → MTTASEVLKQIKDNDVKFVDLRFTDPKGKLQHVTMDVVCVDEDMFADGVMFDGSSISGWKAINESDMVLMPDPETAHMDPFFAQSTMVILCDILDPVSGEAYNRDPRGTAKKAEAYLKASGIGDTVFVGPEAEFFVFDDVKYKADPYNTGFKLDSSELPSNDDTDYETGNLGHRPRIKGGYFPVPPIDSCQDMRSEMLTVLAEMGVTVEKHHHEVAAAQHELGVKFDALVRNADKMQIYKYVVHQVANAYGKTATFMPKPVFGDNGSGMHVHLSIWKDGKPTFAGDEYAGLSETCLYFIGGIIKHAKALNAFTNPSTNSYKRLVPGYEAPVLLAYSARNRSASCRIPFGSNPKAKRVEVRFPDPSANPYLAFAAMLMAGLDGIKNKLHPGKAMDKDLYDLPPKELKKIPTVCGSLREALESLDKDRKFLTAGGVFDDDQIDSFIELKMQEVMRFEMTPHPVEYDMYYSV, encoded by the coding sequence ATGACGACTGCGAGTGAAGTTCTGAAGCAAATCAAGGACAACGACGTCAAGTTCGTCGACCTGCGCTTTACCGACCCCAAGGGCAAGCTGCAGCACGTGACGATGGATGTCGTCTGCGTCGACGAAGACATGTTCGCCGACGGCGTCATGTTCGACGGCTCCTCGATTTCCGGCTGGAAGGCTATCAACGAGTCCGACATGGTGCTGATGCCTGACCCGGAGACGGCTCACATGGACCCGTTCTTCGCCCAGTCGACCATGGTCATCCTCTGTGACATTCTCGATCCGGTTTCGGGCGAGGCCTACAACCGCGACCCGCGCGGCACGGCGAAGAAGGCGGAAGCCTACCTCAAGGCCTCCGGCATCGGCGACACGGTCTTCGTCGGCCCGGAAGCGGAATTCTTCGTGTTCGACGACGTGAAGTACAAGGCCGACCCGTACAACACCGGCTTCAAGCTCGACTCCTCCGAACTGCCGTCCAACGACGATACCGATTACGAGACCGGCAACCTCGGCCACCGTCCGCGCATCAAGGGCGGCTACTTCCCGGTACCGCCGATCGACAGCTGCCAGGACATGCGCTCCGAAATGCTGACCGTACTTGCCGAAATGGGCGTCACGGTTGAAAAGCATCACCATGAAGTGGCCGCTGCCCAGCACGAGCTCGGCGTCAAGTTCGATGCGCTCGTGCGCAACGCCGACAAGATGCAGATCTACAAATACGTCGTGCACCAGGTTGCCAATGCCTACGGCAAGACCGCGACCTTCATGCCGAAGCCCGTCTTCGGCGACAACGGCTCGGGCATGCACGTCCACCTCTCGATCTGGAAGGACGGCAAGCCGACATTCGCCGGCGACGAATATGCCGGGCTTTCGGAGACCTGCCTCTATTTCATCGGCGGCATCATCAAGCACGCCAAGGCGCTGAATGCCTTCACCAACCCGTCGACGAACTCCTACAAGCGCCTGGTCCCGGGTTATGAAGCGCCGGTTCTGCTCGCCTATTCGGCCCGCAACCGCTCGGCTTCGTGCCGCATTCCGTTCGGCAGCAACCCGAAGGCCAAGCGCGTCGAAGTCCGCTTCCCGGACCCGAGTGCGAACCCCTACCTCGCTTTCGCGGCCATGCTGATGGCCGGTCTCGACGGCATCAAGAACAAGCTTCATCCGGGCAAGGCGATGGACAAGGACCTCTACGACCTGCCTCCGAAGGAACTGAAGAAAATCCCGACGGTTTGCGGCAGTCTGCGCGAAGCGCTTGAAAGCCTCGACAAGGATCGCAAGTTCCTGACGGCCGGCGGCGTCTTCGACGACGACCAGATCGATTCGTTCATCGAATTGAAGATGCAGGAAGTCATGCGCTTCGAAATGACGCCGCATCCGGTCGAATACGACATGTACTATTCGGTCTAA
- a CDS encoding P-II family nitrogen regulator — MKKIEAIIKPFKLDEVKEALQEVGLQGITVTEAKGFGRQKGHTELYRGAEYVVDFLPKVKVEVVLADENAEAVIEAIRNAAQTGRIGDGKIFVSNVEEVIRIRTGETGLDAI, encoded by the coding sequence ATGAAAAAGATCGAAGCGATCATAAAACCCTTCAAGCTGGACGAAGTGAAGGAAGCTCTTCAGGAAGTCGGCTTGCAGGGGATCACCGTCACGGAAGCAAAGGGCTTCGGACGACAGAAGGGACATACGGAGCTTTACCGAGGCGCCGAATATGTCGTGGACTTCCTGCCGAAGGTGAAAGTCGAAGTCGTGCTGGCAGACGAAAACGCAGAGGCCGTCATCGAGGCCATTCGCAATGCCGCGCAAACCGGCCGCATCGGTGATGGAAAGATTTTCGTGTCCAATGTGGAAGAAGTAATCCGAATCCGCACCGGCGAAACAGGCCTCGACGCCATCTAA
- a CDS encoding NAD(P)H-hydrate dehydratase, whose protein sequence is MLDPLRDVLVTPAEMTAIDNAAAASGIDSFALMRSAGMAVSAAALRLFPEALRFVALCGPGNNGGDGYVAASALAEAGADVAVFALGNPETLKGDAARAHGACPLAVQPLAAYEPQLGDVVVDALFGAGLTRDLPAEAQRTIARVSESHVPVIAVDLPSGVDGRTGEICGATFAAAHTVTFMARKPGHLLMPGRVRCGTLEVFDIGIPARLVSEMAGDLRLNTPTTWGSHASALDPATHKYRRGHLGVLSGGSLATGAARLSATAGLAAGAGLVTLGSPAEALAVNASHLTAVMLKEIEGAEDLAAWLKDKRVNAFVLGPGFGVGKKARDFALMLCDRALVLDADGMTSFEKSRTELFERTAGSGGRLVMTPHEGEFARLFPEIAADTALSKIEKAQAAARLSHAVVVYKGPDTVVAAPSGRAVVNANAPPSLATAGSGDVLAGIVGAHLAQGMPAFEAAAAAVWRHGEAGTRAGRGMTAETLVECIPPLP, encoded by the coding sequence ATGCTTGACCCGCTCCGAGACGTTCTGGTGACCCCGGCCGAAATGACGGCGATCGACAATGCGGCCGCCGCTTCGGGCATCGATAGCTTCGCGTTGATGCGTTCGGCCGGAATGGCGGTGTCGGCAGCGGCCCTTCGGCTTTTTCCGGAAGCGCTTCGTTTCGTTGCGCTTTGTGGACCCGGCAACAACGGCGGCGACGGTTATGTCGCAGCTTCCGCACTCGCGGAAGCGGGTGCCGACGTGGCGGTGTTCGCGCTCGGTAATCCGGAAACGCTGAAAGGCGACGCCGCGCGAGCGCACGGTGCTTGCCCACTGGCCGTGCAACCGCTTGCTGCATACGAGCCTCAGCTTGGTGACGTTGTCGTCGATGCCTTATTCGGGGCAGGGCTTACGCGCGATCTTCCGGCAGAGGCACAAAGGACCATTGCGCGGGTGAGTGAGAGCCACGTGCCGGTAATCGCCGTTGACCTGCCCTCTGGTGTCGACGGGCGCACGGGGGAGATCTGCGGTGCGACCTTCGCTGCGGCACACACCGTCACATTCATGGCTCGCAAGCCCGGCCATCTGCTCATGCCCGGGCGCGTCCGCTGCGGCACCCTGGAGGTATTCGACATCGGCATCCCGGCGCGGCTGGTCAGCGAGATGGCCGGTGACTTGCGGCTCAATACACCAACCACATGGGGATCGCACGCCAGCGCCCTTGATCCGGCCACGCACAAGTACCGACGGGGCCATTTGGGCGTGCTTTCGGGCGGTTCACTCGCGACTGGTGCGGCGCGCCTGTCGGCGACCGCCGGCCTTGCGGCAGGAGCCGGTCTGGTGACGCTGGGGTCACCGGCAGAAGCGCTCGCTGTCAATGCGTCCCACCTTACGGCGGTTATGCTGAAGGAAATTGAGGGCGCTGAAGACCTTGCGGCTTGGCTCAAGGACAAGCGGGTGAACGCGTTCGTGCTGGGGCCTGGCTTCGGCGTCGGCAAGAAGGCGAGGGACTTTGCCCTGATGCTTTGCGATCGGGCGCTGGTCCTCGACGCCGATGGAATGACGTCTTTCGAGAAGAGCCGAACGGAACTCTTCGAACGAACCGCCGGCAGCGGGGGGCGGCTGGTGATGACGCCGCATGAGGGCGAGTTCGCGCGGCTATTCCCCGAGATCGCCGCAGACACCGCGCTGTCCAAGATTGAAAAAGCGCAAGCTGCCGCGAGACTGAGCCACGCGGTCGTCGTTTACAAGGGACCTGACACGGTCGTCGCCGCTCCATCGGGCCGCGCCGTCGTCAACGCCAATGCTCCGCCATCGCTTGCCACGGCAGGGTCGGGCGATGTCCTTGCCGGTATCGTCGGTGCTCACCTGGCGCAGGGCATGCCGGCCTTCGAGGCCGCCGCCGCGGCGGTCTGGCGTCACGGGGAAGCCGGTACGCGCGCAGGTCGCGGCATGACGGCGGAGACGCTCGTCGAATGCATTCCGCCGCTTCCGTGA
- the gpt gene encoding xanthine phosphoribosyltransferase, whose product MSLPDKAFPVSWDQFHRDARALAWRLADNGQEWRAMVCITRGGLVPAAIICRELNIRMIETVCIASYHDYDTQGQMKVLKGISPEIAKDGGEGVLIVDDLTDTGKTAVEVRAMLPKAHFAAVYAKPKGRPLVDTFVTEVSQDTWIYFPWDMGFTYQEPIAKGTRG is encoded by the coding sequence ATGTCTCTTCCAGATAAAGCCTTTCCAGTATCCTGGGATCAGTTCCACCGCGATGCCCGCGCGCTCGCGTGGCGGCTGGCCGACAACGGACAGGAATGGCGTGCAATGGTCTGCATCACCCGCGGAGGGCTCGTCCCGGCTGCAATTATCTGCCGTGAACTCAATATCCGCATGATCGAGACCGTATGCATTGCCTCCTATCACGACTATGACACGCAGGGGCAGATGAAGGTCCTCAAGGGCATTTCCCCGGAAATCGCCAAGGATGGCGGCGAAGGCGTGTTGATCGTCGATGACCTGACGGATACCGGCAAGACTGCCGTCGAAGTGCGCGCAATGCTGCCGAAAGCCCATTTCGCCGCTGTCTATGCAAAGCCGAAGGGACGCCCGCTCGTCGACACTTTCGTGACGGAAGTCAGCCAGGATACCTGGATCTATTTCCCCTGGGACATGGGCTTCACCTATCAGGAGCCGATCGCCAAGGGCACGCGCGGCTGA
- a CDS encoding competence/damage-inducible protein A produces the protein MTTARIVTAAMLAIGDELLSGRTKDKNIGHLAEMLTMVGIDLREVRIVADDEEAIVDAVNGLRGRYDHVFTSGGIGPTHDDITADAISRAFGVECVHDPEAMALLGAMYERRGMEFTDARRRMARMPVGATHISNPVSTAPGFRIANVYVMAGVPQVFQAMLDSLLPSLQTGTPVLSRTVRSPYGEGEIGGPLTEVQKKHPETSIGSYPKFDGKNFSTDIVIRARDAAVLAAAEVDVMAMIEAIARSR, from the coding sequence ATGACCACTGCCAGGATCGTCACCGCAGCCATGCTTGCCATTGGCGATGAGCTTCTCTCCGGCCGAACGAAGGACAAGAATATCGGCCATCTGGCGGAGATGCTGACCATGGTCGGCATCGATCTGCGTGAGGTTCGCATCGTGGCGGACGACGAGGAGGCAATTGTGGACGCGGTCAACGGGTTGCGAGGCCGTTATGACCATGTCTTCACATCAGGCGGCATCGGGCCGACACATGACGACATCACCGCAGATGCCATCTCCAGGGCATTCGGAGTCGAATGCGTGCACGATCCCGAAGCGATGGCGTTGCTCGGCGCCATGTATGAACGCCGTGGCATGGAGTTTACCGATGCGCGCCGACGGATGGCGCGCATGCCGGTCGGCGCCACCCATATTTCCAATCCCGTGTCGACTGCGCCCGGCTTCAGAATCGCCAACGTCTATGTCATGGCCGGCGTGCCTCAGGTCTTCCAGGCGATGCTCGACAGCTTGCTGCCCAGCCTCCAGACGGGGACACCGGTGCTTTCACGCACCGTCCGTTCGCCCTATGGCGAAGGCGAAATTGGCGGCCCCTTGACAGAGGTCCAGAAGAAACATCCGGAAACGAGCATCGGCTCCTACCCCAAGTTCGACGGCAAGAACTTTTCGACCGATATCGTCATCCGCGCTCGCGACGCTGCCGTGCTCGCTGCGGCCGAAGTCGATGTCATGGCAATGATCGAGGCAATCGCCCGTTCCCGCTGA
- a CDS encoding DUF2188 domain-containing protein, with translation MARITYSIVPHDGGWAYKAADAYSEPFPSREMAMAAAKAAAAEQQVGGDDEEISFQDEKGNWHFEHADGGDRPEATVEDG, from the coding sequence ATGGCGCGGATCACTTATTCGATCGTTCCACACGACGGAGGCTGGGCCTACAAGGCAGCCGACGCGTATTCAGAGCCCTTTCCCAGTCGCGAGATGGCGATGGCGGCCGCAAAAGCCGCAGCGGCCGAACAGCAAGTCGGCGGCGACGACGAGGAAATCAGCTTCCAGGATGAGAAGGGAAATTGGCATTTCGAGCACGCCGATGGGGGAGATCGACCTGAAGCAACCGTCGAGGATGGCTGA
- a CDS encoding VOC family protein encodes MLKPNLILLYVQNPAESSAFYSRLFGRQPSASFPTYVAFDFDGGLSFGLWSMSAENFQASGEGNRTELAFMVEDDAAVERLYDAWCREGVTIEQELMTAVFGRTFVALDPDGHRLRVCTPDG; translated from the coding sequence GTGCTCAAGCCCAATCTCATCCTCTTATATGTTCAAAATCCTGCGGAAAGCTCAGCGTTCTATTCGCGCCTGTTCGGCCGCCAACCGTCGGCGTCGTTTCCCACCTACGTCGCGTTTGATTTTGATGGCGGCCTCAGTTTTGGGCTGTGGTCGATGAGTGCTGAGAACTTCCAAGCGTCCGGAGAAGGCAACCGCACCGAACTCGCTTTCATGGTGGAGGATGATGCCGCAGTTGAACGGCTCTACGACGCCTGGTGCCGAGAGGGCGTGACGATAGAACAGGAACTGATGACGGCAGTCTTCGGCCGCACATTCGTCGCTCTCGATCCCGACGGCCATCGGCTTAGGGTTTGTACGCCGGACGGTTGA
- a CDS encoding SDR family NAD(P)-dependent oxidoreductase, translating to MTELSGKRALVTGASRGIGAAIAIMLADKGADVAITYERSADRAAEVVRAIENKGRKSVAIQADSADPAAVKRSVDEAFQALGGLDILVNNAAIALYDTIANISVGDIDALLSVNVRSPLLASQAAIPHLKEGGRIVTIGSAGAERIVGDTGTVYYMTKSALHSFTRGLARELGSRDITVNLVQPGSTDTDMNPANGEFADFQRSLSPLGRFGKPDDIAAAVAFLASPAARQITGAILTVDGGQTT from the coding sequence ATGACTGAATTGAGTGGTAAGCGGGCGCTCGTCACCGGCGCCTCGCGCGGGATTGGCGCCGCCATCGCAATAATGCTCGCCGACAAGGGCGCGGATGTCGCCATCACCTACGAGCGTTCGGCGGACCGTGCCGCGGAGGTCGTCAGGGCAATCGAGAACAAGGGTCGCAAATCGGTTGCCATCCAGGCGGACAGCGCCGATCCGGCGGCGGTGAAGCGATCGGTCGATGAGGCGTTCCAGGCGCTCGGCGGCCTCGACATTCTCGTCAACAACGCCGCAATTGCGCTCTACGATACGATTGCCAATATCAGTGTCGGCGACATCGATGCCCTGCTGAGCGTCAATGTCCGGTCGCCCCTGCTTGCCTCGCAGGCCGCCATTCCGCATCTCAAGGAAGGCGGCCGTATCGTCACCATCGGCTCGGCCGGCGCCGAACGCATCGTCGGCGACACCGGCACGGTGTACTACATGACGAAATCCGCGCTGCATTCTTTCACACGCGGCCTTGCGCGCGAACTCGGATCCCGTGACATCACCGTCAACCTGGTCCAGCCGGGATCGACGGATACGGACATGAACCCGGCCAATGGTGAATTCGCCGATTTCCAGCGCTCGCTCAGTCCCCTTGGCCGTTTTGGCAAACCGGATGACATCGCCGCCGCCGTAGCCTTCCTGGCAAGCCCCGCGGCAAGGCAGATCACCGGCGCGATCCTTACGGTCGACGGCGGTCAAACCACCTGA
- a CDS encoding TetR/AcrR family transcriptional regulator: MQKSDQDPRKCESSPTRSRGRRRAFDREAALAQATRLFWLKGFEATSMVDLTEAMGIGSPSLYAAFGSKEALYTEALGFYHRSNEALVWGGFSSAATAREAVASLLMDSAAALTGCVADLPLGCMVTLSSVGSEGHAELGERVRTARAATLERLEARLGRAVEDGEIPASTDIHALARFVQTIQFGMSILARDGVGRAELEAVAQVALTGWDARTRPLPAS, translated from the coding sequence ATGCAGAAATCTGACCAAGACCCTCGGAAATGCGAATCCTCGCCCACTCGCTCGCGGGGCCGCCGTCGCGCGTTTGATCGCGAAGCCGCCTTGGCTCAGGCCACCCGCCTTTTCTGGCTCAAGGGTTTCGAGGCCACCTCAATGGTCGATCTGACCGAGGCGATGGGGATCGGATCGCCCAGCCTTTATGCGGCCTTCGGCTCGAAGGAGGCGCTTTATACGGAGGCGCTGGGATTTTATCACCGGAGCAACGAGGCGCTGGTGTGGGGTGGGTTCTCCTCCGCGGCCACGGCACGCGAGGCGGTCGCCTCCTTACTCATGGACTCCGCTGCCGCCCTGACGGGCTGTGTCGCGGATCTTCCGCTGGGCTGCATGGTGACGCTCTCCTCCGTCGGCAGCGAAGGCCATGCGGAACTCGGCGAACGTGTTCGCACCGCGCGCGCCGCGACGCTCGAGCGCCTGGAGGCGCGCCTCGGCCGGGCCGTAGAGGATGGCGAAATTCCAGCCTCGACCGACATCCATGCGCTCGCTCGCTTCGTGCAGACCATTCAGTTCGGCATGTCCATCCTGGCGCGCGACGGGGTCGGGCGCGCCGAGCTGGAAGCGGTTGCGCAGGTCGCGCTGACGGGCTGGGACGCTCGCACCAGGCCGCTTCCGGCGTCTTGA
- a CDS encoding alpha/beta fold hydrolase: MAKFVLVHGAFQGGWVYARIARILREAGHEVYTPTLTGLGERSHLADSAINLNTHIRDIANVFKYEDINDAILCGHSYGGMVITGVAHEIGERIRTLFYIDAYAPADGQSLVDITGAETALAFLDQANGHNGMIPPIPAAIFNVNEADAAWVDALSVPQPLATFVQGVQAGADSAPVANRTYVFATANGGDWFVSTHARLKDHPRWKVHTVPCGHSIMLDCPAELAALLLAEATR, from the coding sequence ATGGCGAAATTCGTTCTGGTACATGGCGCGTTCCAGGGTGGCTGGGTTTATGCGCGCATTGCCCGTATCCTTCGGGAGGCGGGGCACGAGGTCTACACCCCGACTTTGACCGGGCTTGGCGAACGGTCCCACTTGGCTGACAGCGCGATCAACCTCAACACACACATTCGGGACATAGCCAATGTCTTCAAATACGAGGATATCAACGATGCGATCCTGTGCGGCCACTCCTATGGCGGTATGGTGATAACCGGCGTCGCCCATGAAATCGGTGAGCGCATCCGTACGCTCTTCTACATCGACGCCTATGCGCCGGCCGATGGGCAGTCGCTCGTCGACATCACAGGCGCCGAAACCGCCTTGGCCTTTCTCGACCAAGCGAACGGACACAATGGCATGATCCCACCTATTCCGGCTGCCATATTCAACGTGAACGAGGCGGATGCTGCCTGGGTCGATGCGCTGTCAGTGCCGCAGCCGCTTGCGACGTTCGTTCAAGGTGTCCAGGCAGGCGCGGATTCGGCGCCTGTCGCCAATCGCACCTACGTATTCGCGACCGCAAACGGCGGAGATTGGTTTGTCTCGACCCATGCCCGGCTGAAAGACCATCCGCGGTGGAAGGTCCACACGGTGCCGTGTGGCCATTCGATCATGCTCGATTGTCCGGCGGAGCTGGCCGCGCTGCTCCTGGCAGAAGCAACGCGCTGA
- a CDS encoding DMT family transporter, producing MTSSRNIALGLFWAWLAILIWSGSLVLLRVGVTTGLTAYDLTALRFGVAGALLLPVLIRKGTGVDRPNLISVLLMITMFGAPYVLLLSLAVRTAPAAAAGALNPGVMAIASVIMARTIYRETLGAARALGIALTALGVVGFLFEGDVAFGHAILLATGIMWAGYAVIVRSRRVPALTATALVAVGSAALYLPVYVLALPKQIADASLPTILLQAGFQGVLVTTIAVYAFSRSAELLGPVAGTSLPALIPVVTLGLEIPVLGEPPHLGNVAGVFLVTFGVALVLAGRRLAESPRKKPVVER from the coding sequence ATGACTTCTTCTCGCAATATTGCTCTCGGCCTGTTCTGGGCCTGGCTGGCGATCCTCATCTGGTCCGGCTCACTCGTCCTTCTACGCGTGGGGGTCACCACCGGCCTAACGGCCTATGACCTGACGGCTCTGAGGTTCGGCGTGGCCGGGGCGCTCTTGCTGCCGGTTTTGATCCGGAAAGGTACGGGAGTCGACAGGCCGAATCTGATCAGCGTGCTGCTGATGATCACCATGTTCGGAGCACCCTACGTCTTGCTGCTGTCGCTGGCAGTGAGGACAGCGCCAGCCGCTGCGGCGGGCGCCCTCAACCCAGGTGTCATGGCGATCGCTTCAGTGATCATGGCCCGGACGATCTACCGCGAAACGCTGGGGGCGGCGCGCGCGCTCGGCATCGCCTTAACCGCTCTGGGTGTCGTAGGTTTCCTCTTCGAGGGAGATGTTGCGTTCGGCCACGCTATTTTATTGGCCACAGGCATCATGTGGGCGGGCTACGCGGTCATTGTGCGTTCAAGACGCGTCCCGGCCCTCACCGCGACAGCTCTCGTCGCTGTCGGTTCCGCAGCGCTTTATCTGCCGGTCTACGTGCTGGCGTTACCGAAACAGATCGCCGATGCATCGTTGCCGACTATCCTGCTGCAAGCCGGCTTTCAGGGCGTCCTTGTTACCACCATCGCGGTCTATGCCTTCAGCCGCTCCGCAGAACTGCTGGGTCCTGTCGCGGGAACCAGCCTGCCAGCCCTCATCCCGGTCGTGACGCTTGGGCTCGAAATACCGGTGCTGGGGGAACCGCCGCACTTGGGAAACGTCGCAGGCGTATTCCTGGTGACCTTCGGGGTCGCCCTTGTCCTTGCCGGGAGAAGACTTGCAGAAAGCCCGCGCAAAAAACCGGTCGTGGAAAGATGA
- a CDS encoding LysR family transcriptional regulator, producing the protein MNATPARTMNLDALRSFVAIHETGSFRHAAERVNLSPSAVSLQIGKLEEVLGYRLLERNARRVALTEHGDLLLHQARNLLSLNDVTLALFRGSALEGRLALAAPHDLGISLVPDLLRRVAERYPRIRVDVRLGASTDIMNCFSAGQSDVVLFNDVGPPVIASRKIWSEPLVWLMARGGRASSENPLPLAVAATGCAWRAVALKALDASERAYRIAYDSDTLMGQAAALRADLAIAPLPLSLAQGELVEVPKTVGLPDLPQVHIRASHNDGELAKAVVSMVEEVARARQSRQFTSLADST; encoded by the coding sequence ATGAATGCGACACCGGCCCGGACCATGAACCTCGATGCCTTGCGCAGTTTCGTGGCCATCCATGAAACAGGATCGTTCCGGCACGCTGCGGAAAGGGTCAATCTGTCGCCATCCGCGGTCAGCCTCCAGATCGGCAAGCTCGAGGAGGTGCTGGGCTACAGGTTGCTGGAACGGAACGCGCGCCGGGTCGCGCTGACCGAGCACGGCGATCTGCTGTTGCATCAGGCGCGCAATCTCCTGTCTCTCAATGACGTGACATTGGCGCTGTTCCGCGGATCAGCCCTTGAAGGGCGGCTGGCGCTCGCGGCGCCACATGATCTTGGAATTTCACTTGTGCCGGACTTGCTTCGCAGGGTGGCGGAGCGCTATCCGCGCATCCGCGTAGATGTGCGGCTCGGCGCGTCTACGGACATCATGAACTGTTTTTCGGCAGGCCAAAGCGATGTCGTTCTCTTCAACGATGTCGGCCCGCCGGTCATAGCCTCCCGGAAAATATGGTCCGAACCGCTGGTCTGGCTCATGGCGCGCGGCGGTCGAGCCTCGTCGGAAAATCCGCTGCCGCTGGCCGTCGCTGCGACCGGATGCGCGTGGCGCGCGGTCGCGCTGAAGGCGCTGGATGCGTCGGAGCGGGCGTACCGGATCGCCTATGACAGTGATACGCTCATGGGACAGGCTGCGGCTCTCCGGGCCGATCTTGCCATTGCTCCGTTGCCCCTGTCTCTGGCGCAGGGTGAACTTGTCGAGGTGCCAAAAACCGTTGGCTTGCCCGACCTGCCTCAGGTTCATATCCGAGCGTCCCATAATGACGGGGAGCTGGCAAAAGCGGTCGTCTCAATGGTTGAGGAGGTCGCGAGGGCTAGACAGTCGCGGCAATTCACCAGTCTGGCTGATAGCACGTAA
- a CDS encoding HAD family hydrolase: MLNRITTIGFDADDTLWQNEQFYRLTEERFVDLLKDHTDPKELPARLLAAEKRNLGLYGFGIKGFTLSMIETALEVTGGNLPPSVIAEILAAGREMLGHPVEPLPNVQETLEALAGRFRLVMITKGDLFDQERKLSASGLGDFFAAIEIVSDKTTSTYERIFSQHGDGPSRSLMVGNSLKSDIVPALAAGSWGVYVPHALTWSFEHHERPESHPRFHEIADLGQLETLLRKIAR; encoded by the coding sequence ATGCTGAACAGAATTACGACAATCGGTTTCGATGCCGACGATACGCTGTGGCAGAACGAACAGTTCTATCGCCTCACCGAAGAGCGCTTCGTCGATTTGCTGAAGGACCACACCGACCCGAAGGAGTTGCCCGCGAGATTGCTCGCGGCCGAAAAGCGCAATCTCGGCCTCTATGGCTTCGGCATCAAGGGATTCACCCTATCGATGATCGAGACCGCGCTCGAGGTAACCGGCGGCAACCTGCCGCCGTCCGTGATTGCCGAAATTCTCGCCGCCGGACGGGAAATGCTTGGCCATCCGGTTGAACCGCTGCCGAACGTCCAGGAAACGCTCGAGGCCCTCGCCGGTCGCTTCCGCCTCGTCATGATCACCAAGGGCGACCTCTTCGATCAGGAACGAAAGCTGTCCGCCTCCGGTCTCGGCGACTTCTTCGCCGCCATCGAGATCGTCAGCGACAAGACCACGTCCACCTATGAGAGGATATTCTCGCAACACGGCGACGGACCGTCGAGGAGCCTCATGGTCGGCAATTCGCTGAAGTCGGACATCGTCCCTGCGCTGGCGGCGGGCAGCTGGGGCGTCTATGTCCCGCACGCCCTCACCTGGTCCTTCGAACATCACGAGAGACCGGAATCCCATCCGCGTTTTCATGAAATCGCCGACCTCGGTCAGCTTGAAACGCTATTGCGCAAAATTGCCAGATGA